Proteins encoded within one genomic window of Citrobacter amalonaticus Y19:
- a CDS encoding YciY family protein, protein MKRSRTEVGRWRMLRQASRRKARWLEGQSRRNMRIHSIRKCVLNQQRNSLLFAIHSL, encoded by the coding sequence ATGAAGCGGAGTAGAACGGAAGTGGGACGCTGGCGGATGCTGCGTCAGGCCAGTCGCCGTAAAGCGCGTTGGCTTGAGGGGCAGTCGCGTCGGAATATGCGTATCCACTCAATCAGAAAGTGTGTCCTGAATCAGCAGCGTAATTCGCTGTTGTTTGCGATCCACAGCCTCTGA